A portion of the Edaphobacter bradus genome contains these proteins:
- a CDS encoding TlyA family RNA methyltransferase, with amino-acid sequence MKTRLDKLLVDQGHAASRERAQALILAGRVLVNEQRVDKPGAPVPADAAIRLLGSDLKYVSRGGLKLEHALAHWRIDLTGLACVDIGASTGGFTDCMLQSGAASVLAVDTGYGQIAHKLRDDPRVTLRERTNARLLTSGELLSPNTPTPAFLSMDVSFISATLVLPAVIAALSTSSQRWQGTAVILIKPQFEVGRHNIGKGGIVRDPEARKQAIEKVTACAAELGATDLEVIDSPIQGMEGNHEYLLKARWE; translated from the coding sequence ATGAAGACCCGTCTCGACAAACTCCTCGTTGACCAGGGCCACGCCGCCTCCCGCGAGCGCGCCCAGGCCCTCATCCTCGCTGGCCGCGTCCTCGTCAACGAGCAGCGCGTCGACAAGCCCGGAGCCCCCGTCCCAGCCGACGCGGCCATTCGCCTCCTCGGCTCCGATCTCAAATACGTCAGCCGCGGCGGCCTCAAGCTCGAGCACGCCCTCGCCCACTGGCGCATCGACCTTACCGGCCTCGCCTGCGTCGACATCGGAGCCTCCACCGGCGGCTTCACCGACTGCATGCTCCAGTCCGGAGCCGCCTCCGTTCTCGCCGTCGATACCGGCTACGGCCAGATCGCCCACAAGCTCCGTGACGACCCGCGCGTCACCCTCCGCGAGCGCACCAACGCCCGCCTGCTCACCTCCGGCGAACTCCTCTCGCCCAACACACCCACGCCGGCGTTCCTCTCCATGGACGTCTCCTTCATCTCCGCAACCCTTGTCCTCCCCGCCGTCATCGCGGCCCTCAGCACATCCAGCCAGCGCTGGCAGGGAACTGCCGTCATCCTCATCAAACCGCAGTTCGAGGTCGGCCGCCACAACATCGGCAAGGGCGGCATCGTGCGCGACCCCGAGGCCCGCAAGCAGGCAATCGAAAAAGTAACCGCCTGTGCTGCCGAACTAGGCGCAACCGATCTCGAAGTTATCGATTCCCCCATCCAGGGCATGGAGGGCAACCACGAGTACCTCCTGAAAGCGCGATGGGAGTAA
- a CDS encoding anti-sigma factor: MNATRHYDSDDLALYAMQLFSKEEAAEIAAHLAACATCRHQVAEHQGDLAIYAMTAEMHSQPAQARERLMKQVAREKKAVPVERPPVPVPFENTLRGQNSFSRGLGSGRYLDEEEVTPRRNIAAKVFPWVGWAVAAGLAVTAGSLYHERQALRASATLQAAQIDRLSSDAAAAKQLVDTMTDPTARQVTLTKAPATQTPPQPQGRVTYVPRNGTLIFLASNMEPLQTYKTYELWLIPADGRDPIPAGTFHPDDRGNASVILPPLPKGIEARAFGITVEDDGGSQTPTMPIVMAGN, from the coding sequence ATGAACGCGACCAGACATTACGATTCGGACGATCTGGCACTGTACGCCATGCAGCTTTTCTCCAAAGAAGAGGCAGCGGAGATTGCGGCCCACCTTGCAGCTTGCGCCACATGCCGCCACCAGGTGGCAGAGCATCAGGGCGACCTGGCGATCTATGCGATGACGGCCGAGATGCACTCGCAGCCGGCACAGGCACGCGAGCGGCTGATGAAACAGGTCGCCCGCGAGAAGAAGGCTGTTCCGGTGGAGCGGCCGCCAGTTCCGGTGCCGTTTGAGAACACGCTACGCGGGCAGAATAGCTTCAGCAGGGGGTTGGGAAGCGGCAGATATCTTGACGAAGAAGAGGTCACTCCGCGACGGAATATCGCCGCGAAGGTGTTTCCGTGGGTGGGGTGGGCTGTGGCGGCGGGACTCGCAGTGACAGCAGGAAGCCTCTACCACGAGCGCCAGGCGCTGCGTGCCTCAGCGACGTTGCAGGCGGCGCAGATCGACCGGCTGAGCAGTGATGCGGCCGCGGCCAAACAGCTGGTCGATACGATGACCGATCCTACGGCCAGGCAGGTGACTCTGACAAAGGCTCCGGCGACGCAGACGCCTCCGCAGCCACAGGGGAGAGTGACCTATGTGCCGCGGAACGGCACGCTGATCTTTCTCGCCAGCAATATGGAGCCGCTGCAGACGTATAAGACTTACGAGCTGTGGCTCATTCCAGCCGACGGCCGCGATCCTATCCCGGCGGGGACGTTTCATCCGGATGATCGGGGGAACGCCAGCGTGATTCTACCTCCGCTGCCCAAGGGGATCGAGGCGAGGGCCTTTGGCATCACCGTTGAGGACGACGGCGGCTCACAGACCCCGACTATGCCGATTGTGATGGCGGGGAACTAG
- a CDS encoding sigma-70 family RNA polymerase sigma factor, whose protein sequence is MYRETGLAGTSPASQQDDVILLAQVQRGDEQAMATLYDRYAKLVYSVALRVLRDPASAEDILQDVFMQIWRNPATFTATRGSLGGWLVVVSRNRSIDALRRKRPAESVDEVALAGPYDLANEAERNTLMEKARGVIYRLPVDQRKTLEMAFFDGLTHSEIAEMTGDPLGTVKTRIRSALTTLRRAFLA, encoded by the coding sequence ATGTATAGAGAGACGGGACTCGCGGGGACCTCGCCGGCTTCGCAGCAGGATGATGTCATCCTGCTGGCTCAGGTGCAGCGTGGCGATGAGCAGGCGATGGCAACGCTGTATGACCGGTACGCGAAGCTGGTGTACTCGGTGGCGCTGCGGGTTCTGCGCGACCCCGCCTCGGCTGAGGACATTCTTCAGGACGTGTTCATGCAGATCTGGAGGAATCCGGCGACGTTCACGGCGACTCGCGGCAGCCTGGGGGGCTGGCTGGTTGTCGTGTCGCGGAACCGGTCGATCGATGCGCTTCGGCGGAAGAGACCGGCAGAATCCGTCGATGAGGTTGCTCTGGCAGGTCCGTACGACCTGGCCAATGAGGCGGAACGCAATACCCTGATGGAGAAGGCGCGGGGCGTGATCTACAGGCTTCCGGTCGATCAGCGCAAGACGCTGGAGATGGCGTTCTTCGACGGCCTGACCCATTCGGAGATCGCAGAGATGACGGGCGATCCGCTGGGAACCGTGAAGACGAGAATACGCAGCGCGCTGACAACGTTGAGAAGGGCATTCCTGGCATGA